AGACCGGGCCGTGGTCGCCGATCTGCCGCAGGGGCCGATCGTCGTCCAGCTAGGCCGCCGCTGGACCGAGGCTGGCTCGACGACGGAGAGCTGCCTGCAGCTCTTCCGCGAGCTGCGGGCGCTCGGCCGCCCGCTGGTCGCAACCTACGGCGAGGACGCCGCGGCGCTGGGGGAGACGGTCGCGCGGGCCGGCGTCGCCGACGCCGTTCGGGGCAACCTGCCGTTCCACGTCTGGGCCGCGGTCTTCGAGCGGGCCGCGTGCGTGGTGACGATCGACACCGGTGCGACGCACGTCGCAAGCGCGGTGCGCGTTCCGACCGTCGTGCTGTTCGAGCACAAGTGGTTTCGGCTCGCTTCGCAGGAATGGTCGCCGTACCGCGTGCCGAACGCGGTCCTGCGCAAACCGCCGGACGAATCCGAGCGCTCGCTGCGCGCCTCGCGCGCCGAGCTCGTCGCGGCCGTCGCCAAACTCGTTCCTTCGACAAGCTCAGGATGACATTGCTACCGCGCATCTCCGTCGTCGTTCCGACGTACAACCGCCTCGACACGCTCCGCCACGTGATCCCTTCGCTGCTCGCGCAGGATCTGCGGCGCGGTGAGTACGAGGTCGTCGTCGCCGACTCGAACTCCACCGACGGCACCGCCGAGTACCTCGCCGGCGTCGCGGAGGACGCGCCGTTCGTGCGCCACCTCCCCGGCCCGTACACCGGGCGCGCCGGCGCGCGCAACGCGGGGATCGCCGCCGCGCGCGCGCCGGTCGTGCTCTTCACCGACGCCGACATCATCGCGTCACCCGACCTGCTTTCGCGCCACCTCGCGCACCACGACAAACCCGGCGCGCGCGCGATCGTCGGGATGGAAGTCCAAGTCTCGTCGTACGACGACTATCTCGCCAAGCGCAACGACCGCGCCAAGCGCGAGCCGCTCCACGGCGAGAAGCCGAAACGGCTCTCGTGGCTGTACTTCCTGACCGGGAACGCGTCGGCGCCGCGCGCCGAGCTGGAGCGCGTCGGCCGCTTCGACGAAGAGTTCACCGGCTACGGCCACGAGGACTTGGAGCTCGGCTACCGCTTGCAGCACGCCGGAATCCCGCTGGAGTACGAGCCGAACGCGGTGAACTACCACTGGCACCCCGTGCCGTGGGACGAGCAGCAGAAGAAATACGAGCTGGCCGGCAAGTCGACGGTGCGTTTCTACCGCAAACATCCCGCCTTCGACGTGAAGCTGCGGCTCGGGATGACCCCGCTCTCGCTGGCGCTGCACGACGTGATCGACCGCGTCGCGCCGCTGAAGAGCTGGGTCGAAGACGGCGCTCAGCGGCCGGGCTTCGCCCGCACGCTCTCGTACCAATATCACTACCTCACCGGAGTCAAGGCCGCCCTACGTGGATAGTCAAACCGCTACGCGCATGGAGTGCGGAAAGCTCACCGCCGCCGACGCCGGCAGGCACGTCGAACTGGACGGCTGGGTTCATCGCCGCCGCGATCACGGCGGGCTGATCTTCATCGACGTGCGCGACCGCAGCGGGCTCACTCAGGTCACCTTCGATCCTTCGAAGGGCGAGACGTTCGCGCAGGCCGAGACGCTGCGCAGCGAAGACGTCGTGCGCGTGCGCGGCAGCGTGCGCCGCCGCCCGGCCGGCACCGAGAACCCGAAGCTGCCGACCGGCGAGATGGAGGTGCCGGCCGACGCGCTGGAGATCCTCAACCGCTCGCAGACGCCGCCGTTCGTCATCGCTTCGGACGAAGAACCGAACGAGGAAGTGCGGCTGCGCTACCGCTATCTCGACCTGCGCCGGCCGCGGATGCAGCACAACCTCACCGTGCGGCATCGCATCGTCAAAGCGTTCCGCGACTGGTTCGACGAGCACGACTTCCTCGAGGTCGAGACACCGAACCTGATCAAGGCGACGCCGGAAGGCGCGCGCGACTACGTCGTGCCCTCGCGGCTGCACCACGGCTCGTTCTACGCGCTGCCCCAGTCGCCGCAGATCCTCAAGCAGATTCTGATGATCGGCGGAATCGGGCGCTACATGCAGATCGCGCGCTGCT
Above is a genomic segment from Candidatus Eremiobacterota bacterium containing:
- a CDS encoding glycosyltransferase family 2 protein codes for the protein MTLLPRISVVVPTYNRLDTLRHVIPSLLAQDLRRGEYEVVVADSNSTDGTAEYLAGVAEDAPFVRHLPGPYTGRAGARNAGIAAARAPVVLFTDADIIASPDLLSRHLAHHDKPGARAIVGMEVQVSSYDDYLAKRNDRAKREPLHGEKPKRLSWLYFLTGNASAPRAELERVGRFDEEFTGYGHEDLELGYRLQHAGIPLEYEPNAVNYHWHPVPWDEQQKKYELAGKSTVRFYRKHPAFDVKLRLGMTPLSLALHDVIDRVAPLKSWVEDGAQRPGFARTLSYQYHYLTGVKAALRG